The region CGATTAACCCTATTAATGATAATCATGCCGCCGAATATAAACCGCTGGAGGTTGCCCATGCGCCAGATGATTGAATCATTGGTACGTGACATGCTGAGCCCTTATCTTGAACGCATGGAAGAGCTAAGCACAGAAGTAGAAGAGCTCCGCCGCCGAATGCAACTAATGATACGGCTTGGCCACATTAGCCAAGTTCATGAGAGTCACCAGCTTGTTAAAATAAAGCACGGTGAACTCGATACCCCCTTTATAAAATGGTTTGCACAATCGGCTGGCCGGGTCTCACATTACCGCTGCCCAACGGTTGGAGAGCAGGCGTTGATTTTAAACTTTGCAGCCGGTAATACCGGACTCCAAAGCATCGCCTTAGTGGGCATCGACTCCAGCCAATTCCCGTTCCCTGTTGATAATCCTGCTCAGATAATGACAACTTACGGTGATAAGTGCGCCGAAATATGGGACATGGATGCCGGCACGCTCACCTTTAAAGCGTCAGAGATGATTAAGCTCGATACTAAGCTGGTGCATGCAACCAAAAACGTGCATGCAGACAATAACATCGATGCCGGTAAGAATATCCATGCCAAGGGAGAGTCAAGTGATAAGACTCGGACCATGCAAGCTGATCGTGATATTTACAACGGTCATGTGCATCCGCATGGGGAGCCTAAAACGAGCGCGCCGGAGCAGCAGCAATGATAGGAATTGATCGTAGTACAGGTCGAAGCATCGACGGCTTTGCCCAGTTAGTGAGTCGTGTGACTCAGGTGATGACCACGCCGCTCTCAGGGCGAGCTAAACGGCCCACGTTTGGCAGTAAAGTGCGTGAAAACCTGGCCGCTAATATGTCGGCAAGTATGTTGGTTCGTATTCAAGCCGCTTCAATCGAAGCTTTTTATAACCCGGTTAACGGGCTGCAGGATTTCGTCCCTAGCAGTTGCGTAGCCAAACGTCATGCCACAGGTCTGAGTTTGTATTTTGAAGGTCAATGGCAAGGGCGTTCTATTAAGTTTGAGGTACCGCTGGATGTTTCCACACCAAAACCCCTTACCTAAATCAGACATTATCACCACCCCCACTTTTGATGTGTTGTTGAATAAGGTTAAAGCCGATGTATTGGGGTACTTGCAAGAGACAGCACCGGCTGATGTAGATGCTGTGCGCCAGACCTTTGATAATGAAGCTGAGCTGCTGACTAAATTTACCGAAGCGTTTACGGTGATTTTACAGAGCCACTTTAGGCAGATGAATGCTCAGGCTCAGCAAATGTTTGGCATGTATGCCACAGATAACGCCATGGTAGATCTGATCGCTAGCCAATTAGGTGTTAAGCGTCAAATTCTTGATCCCGGCGATGCTAATGCATTTCCTCGGGTGCCGCCATCAATGGAAAGTAATGAATCCTTGTTAACCCGTTATTACTTGGGGGCTTATGCGTTGGCAAGTACCGGCACTCGCTCCGGATATCGCTTTCATGCCATGACGTTAGGCGGCAGACCTTTGGTAAAAGTGGCCAGTCCTGAGCTTAATAAAGTGCTGGTGACCTATGAATTTGAACAGCACGAAAGTGCCGGTTTAACTAAGGATGCACAGGCAAGGCAGGTCACGCCTGGGGTGGTGGATTGTTTTATTTTGGCCCATGCAGGAGATGGTGTGCCAGAGTCATCCTTGATTAATGCCACCCAAGCCTATTTAGCCCGTGACGATATTGCCCAAGAGACCGATTTAATCACAGTAAAACCCGCCTCGATTCAATATTGGTCATGTGCGGCGCAGCTGTACATTAGACCAGGGCCAGATGCTGATGTGGTTAAGTTAGCCGCTGAAAAAGCGGTGCAAGATTATGCGATTACTCAGCACCGCTTGGGTGGCAGCATTGAGCCATCCATGCTTTACAGTGTGTTACTGAAAACCACCGGCGCTCACCGAGGCGATATTATCCAACCCGCTCAGCCACTGCGCTGTGCCCATAGTGAGGCGCCTTATCTTGAGTCAATCAACATTACCGTCAGCACTGAAAACCTATAGTGTATTACCGGACAACCGCAGCGCGTTAGAAAGAGCGCTAGAGTTGTCCCTTACTCAGCAGATGTATGCGGTTGACCATCCATATCCCCAGTTGTTGGATGCGTGGCATACCAGTATCGATGTGGTGCCTTATTTGGCCGCCGAGCGTCAATTGCCCGTGTGGGACACGGCAGACTCTGAACATGTTAAGCGCAGTCTCGCGGGTAACGCTTGGCAGATTCGCCAGTTAAGTGGTACCCGAGCAGGCTTAAATATGGCGCTAGAGTCATTTGATTTTTTAAGCGAAATCAAGCCTTGGTACCAACAAACACCCCAAGGCCAGCCTTACAGCTTAGAGGTGATTGCTTGGGAAAAAGGCAATAAACCGGTGAATGTGGCCAACGTGAAAAAGCTGCAGGCCTACATAGCTGACACTCAATCAGAGCGGGATAAAATTGAACTGTCCTTGATGTTTGGGGTGGAAACCAGCTTGAGGTTAACAGGATCCGGTGCGCCAAGTACTAACATAAAAAACACCCATGGCGAGGCAGGGCTTTGGCCAATGCCAAGTGCTAAGGTGTTTTTATCCGTTGCTGCAGCAGTGCCGCCAGCGATCAATATTCACCCCCTCAACCTGCAGGCCGCTGTGCCTATTATCACAGGTTATGGTCAGGTGGGTATGACGGCGGTAGCAGCCCATTACAGTGTTACGGCAT is a window of Shewanella sp. VB17 DNA encoding:
- a CDS encoding phage baseplate assembly protein V, which produces MPPNINRWRLPMRQMIESLVRDMLSPYLERMEELSTEVEELRRRMQLMIRLGHISQVHESHQLVKIKHGELDTPFIKWFAQSAGRVSHYRCPTVGEQALILNFAAGNTGLQSIALVGIDSSQFPFPVDNPAQIMTTYGDKCAEIWDMDAGTLTFKASEMIKLDTKLVHATKNVHADNNIDAGKNIHAKGESSDKTRTMQADRDIYNGHVHPHGEPKTSAPEQQQ
- a CDS encoding phage baseplate protein — its product is MIGIDRSTGRSIDGFAQLVSRVTQVMTTPLSGRAKRPTFGSKVRENLAANMSASMLVRIQAASIEAFYNPVNGLQDFVPSSCVAKRHATGLSLYFEGQWQGRSIKFEVPLDVSTPKPLT
- a CDS encoding baseplate J/gp47 family protein — its product is MFPHQNPLPKSDIITTPTFDVLLNKVKADVLGYLQETAPADVDAVRQTFDNEAELLTKFTEAFTVILQSHFRQMNAQAQQMFGMYATDNAMVDLIASQLGVKRQILDPGDANAFPRVPPSMESNESLLTRYYLGAYALASTGTRSGYRFHAMTLGGRPLVKVASPELNKVLVTYEFEQHESAGLTKDAQARQVTPGVVDCFILAHAGDGVPESSLINATQAYLARDDIAQETDLITVKPASIQYWSCAAQLYIRPGPDADVVKLAAEKAVQDYAITQHRLGGSIEPSMLYSVLLKTTGAHRGDIIQPAQPLRCAHSEAPYLESINITVSTENL
- a CDS encoding phage tail protein I, translated to MSQSTLPSALKTYSVLPDNRSALERALELSLTQQMYAVDHPYPQLLDAWHTSIDVVPYLAAERQLPVWDTADSEHVKRSLAGNAWQIRQLSGTRAGLNMALESFDFLSEIKPWYQQTPQGQPYSLEVIAWEKGNKPVNVANVKKLQAYIADTQSERDKIELSLMFGVETSLRLTGSGAPSTNIKNTHGEAGLWPMPSAKVFLSVAAAVPPAINIHPLNLQAAVPIITGYGQVGMTAVAAHYSVTASSVSAIAVL